In one window of Bacillota bacterium DNA:
- a CDS encoding helix-turn-helix domain-containing protein, with product MRVRHLLFVVGSGGRILRGAWKELAEKRGLLTVARAAAELGCHPETVHRWIRQGKLPAVRYGRKVFVLAADLPQRGDSRSRGDERRDPQRAAAGVNALLSQTSPVGVRRATHPA from the coding sequence ATGCGCGTGCGTCACCTGCTTTTTGTAGTGGGGTCGGGTGGTCGGATCTTGAGAGGGGCATGGAAGGAGCTTGCGGAAAAACGGGGACTTCTGACAGTGGCGCGGGCGGCCGCGGAGCTAGGGTGCCATCCGGAGACGGTTCACAGGTGGATTCGCCAGGGGAAGCTTCCCGCGGTGCGCTATGGCAGGAAGGTGTTCGTGCTGGCGGCGGATCTGCCGCAGCGAGGGGATTCGCGTTCGCGTGGGGATGAGAGGCGGGACCCGCAGCGCGCGGCTGCTGGAGTAAACGCCCTCTTGAGCCAGACGTCCCCAGTGGGTGTCAGGCGTGCCACGCATCCCGCGTGA